A segment of the bacterium genome:
TGGTGGTGTTCGCTTTGTTTGTCAACCTACCGTAAGGCAGGGTTACCTTGCAGCGGTAACTTCCGATATGCGCCTTGCGTTTTTTGACATGGTCAACCGTAAACTGACTCGTTTTTGGAATGTGAGTAGCGGTTTCAATCTCGCTACCAACCCAATCTTTGTGGGTTCCAAAGTTGTCATGGGAGTTAACGGATCTCGACTGGCATCTATCGATCCGACTACTAATGTCATCACAACATCAAACCCGTTAAACACTGCCGAGATCACAACGCCGTTGGCCGTATCGGGCAATATTCTTTATGCCGGATGTGCAGATGGGAGTCTATTGGCTGTTAATTTGAATACGATGCTGTTGTCATGGCGAACAGTGCTGGAAAGCCGCACAAAATTAGTCGCGGCGCCGGTTATAGATTCAAAGAACGGTTTAGTGCTTGCAGCTACGTCAACTGGAACTGTTTACTGCATCAGCTCAACTTCCCGCACAGTTCGTTGGAAGGTAAAGACTAACAGCCAAATAGTATCAACATTGAGCGTAGATGCAAAAATGCCGAACGTCTATTTCCTTACCAAAGATCGTCGTTTATGGGGGTTCAACCGCTCGACAGGACAAGCTGTTTTGGGTTACCCCGTCAATATTCCAGGGACGGGAGAGTTGAATTCACAGGCTTTGGCCGTTAAACGCAGCAACGACATCAACGCTACTCCTTATATATGGTTTGGTACAACCGATAGTCAGCTTTTCGCTATTAATGCCAACAACGGCTATACGTCTTATCAATGGTTACCTAAGCCAACTTCCCCTTATAATTTAACCCCCATAGGAGCGTCTGACCCTATCTCGAATACCATGGCGATCGTTGAAGGCCGTGGGACTGTTTTATGGTTTGAAATAAAATAGAACTTGATTAACCACTTTGGTGAGGAACAAGCGGTAGATTATATGATCTGCCGCTTGTTCTTTTATTTTGCAGGCGCCATTTAGGAATTGTCCGCGGCATTACAGTACGAACCTGTGGTATCGGCAGCAAATTATAGGCACAATTCCGTGGCATAGTCGGAGGCCAAGTCGAAACATGTATTTCCTGCATACGTCTTGGGCGTTGGACACCAAGAACAGGCCGATTGGCGGTTCGACCGGCCAATTTTTCGGGC
Coding sequences within it:
- a CDS encoding PQQ-binding-like beta-propeller repeat protein, with the translated sequence MGEVVCKMRCFGLCLTVLLLSNISFADVTPAGSVITTTASVSYSASDGRVIGTEYSAPTAVQIIQLVGMTGNSTKFGDSASPDSVTVFPFKITNLGNGFDRFLFSLTPVAPGWSAYVTTDHNGDGLLQADELHTMTVSEWTDQNKDFNGLLVLRVPSSNVVTDGTQITLTAVSERNSSLRWQTIVVAGRSDLIWPKLWVNSSEPISCGLAASTSSEVIATTDRGSVKVYGVSGSTASEKWKVSIGGVRFVCQPTVRQGYLAAVTSDMRLAFFDMVNRKLTRFWNVSSGFNLATNPIFVGSKVVMGVNGSRLASIDPTTNVITTSNPLNTAEITTPLAVSGNILYAGCADGSLLAVNLNTMLLSWRTVLESRTKLVAAPVIDSKNGLVLAATSTGTVYCISSTSRTVRWKVKTNSQIVSTLSVDAKMPNVYFLTKDRRLWGFNRSTGQAVLGYPVNIPGTGELNSQALAVKRSNDINATPYIWFGTTDSQLFAINANNGYTSYQWLPKPTSPYNLTPIGASDPISNTMAIVEGRGTVLWFEIK